The following are encoded in a window of bacterium SCSIO 12643 genomic DNA:
- a CDS encoding DUF4920 domain-containing protein produces MKKILYVLPLVLLGISCSNTENQTQNTTEQAEHVEVAEAVEDEKAEESVYPYFAGQEFDKNQLSSEEDVIELIKSFDGNPKEIAFASTITENCKKKGCWMNVTAGDQDIRVSFKDYDFFVPLDSKGHETVLNGVLYYDTLSVEQLKHYAMDANASQDSIDKITEPIITLSYEATGVYVN; encoded by the coding sequence ATGAAAAAGATCTTGTATGTACTCCCATTGGTATTATTGGGAATCTCTTGTAGCAATACAGAAAATCAAACACAAAATACAACTGAGCAGGCAGAACATGTAGAAGTGGCTGAGGCGGTTGAAGATGAAAAAGCAGAAGAGTCGGTATACCCGTATTTTGCCGGACAAGAATTCGATAAAAACCAATTGTCTTCCGAGGAGGATGTGATTGAATTGATCAAAAGCTTTGATGGTAACCCAAAGGAAATCGCATTTGCATCGACCATTACAGAGAATTGTAAAAAGAAAGGATGTTGGATGAACGTAACTGCCGGTGATCAGGATATCAGAGTTTCGTTTAAAGATTACGACTTTTTTGTACCTCTTGATTCAAAAGGTCATGAAACAGTATTGAACGGTGTTTTATATTACGATACTCTATCTGTGGAGCAGTTGAAGCATTATGCTATGGATGCGAATGCAAGCCAGGACTCTATTGATAAAATTACAGAGCCAATTATTACATTGTCTTACGAGGCTACCGGAGTTTATGTTAACTAG
- the rplS gene encoding 50S ribosomal protein L19, with translation MNPKVQQAAISNVEIKELPSFKAGDTITVNYKIKEGNKERVQPYQGVCIKRTGEGHTATFTVRKISNGVGIERIFPISSPFIEGIEVNKVGVVRRSKIYYLRERTGKSARIKEKRM, from the coding sequence ATGAATCCGAAAGTACAACAAGCTGCAATTAGCAACGTAGAGATAAAAGAACTTCCAAGTTTTAAAGCGGGTGATACCATTACTGTTAACTATAAAATTAAAGAAGGTAACAAAGAAAGGGTTCAGCCTTACCAAGGTGTTTGTATCAAAAGAACTGGTGAAGGTCATACAGCAACATTTACGGTTAGAAAAATTTCAAATGGTGTAGGTATTGAAAGAATTTTCCCTATCTCATCTCCATTCATTGAAGGAATCGAAGTAAACAAAGTTGGTGTAGTAAGAAGATCTAAAATCTATTACTTAAGAGAAAGAACTGGTAAGTCAGCTAGAATTAAAGAAAAAAGAATGTAA
- a CDS encoding LysM peptidoglycan-binding domain-containing protein, with product MEISAQEPATIKTDGLEYIIHVVKKGETLYAISKKYSVSVEDIKSANQDIEEFGIRIGQSIRIPMNKVNKKEAKKSEVEISGDTIYHEVLKKETLYALTKKYEISTEELIKLNPELEEGLKIGMRLKIPVIPSADSTSTEVDFQMPEEDSLLLHTVQPKETLYALSQKYGVSSDSIQMVNNGLSEGLQIGSTIRIPILNPNYVKDKDTTQVIGDSLTRVLLVKDTIRVGVFLPFCTAKNLKEEAEEEAVEENEEKEAMNLYGLTKISLDFMRGYDLAMDSLRSLGFYVEVDYYDTQNDTNVCKEILAKKELESYHLFVGPLFQTNFKLFADQAKKLGVPIVSPVKISSRLLLDNKYVIKSYASSPAQIIRMSKYMGRMYADSTITVIYGGAQKDKRYAQIFQKYLSNTVGDSIPIHRIWQPSVYNFKKYMKQGAHNYVAVISSDEAFVSSSMSAFYGFEDESTQVSVLGIDSWQKFSSIDFDYLMGLDVTYPAQQFVDYQDEKVIQVIEKYRALYFTDPSNHTWSAFDIGMYFVPAIYESKGNWQDYIENHKNEGLSFKMDFVKIGEDSGYENQGGFILRNHEYQLNLAE from the coding sequence ATGGAGATCTCGGCACAAGAACCTGCTACAATTAAAACAGATGGATTAGAATATATAATTCATGTGGTGAAGAAAGGAGAGACACTTTACGCAATTTCAAAGAAATATTCTGTTTCGGTGGAAGATATCAAAAGTGCGAATCAAGATATAGAAGAGTTTGGAATTCGAATAGGGCAGTCTATTCGAATTCCAATGAATAAAGTCAATAAAAAGGAAGCTAAGAAGTCAGAAGTAGAAATTAGTGGAGATACTATTTATCACGAAGTGTTAAAAAAAGAGACGCTTTATGCTTTGACAAAAAAGTATGAGATTTCAACTGAGGAGCTTATAAAATTAAACCCTGAATTAGAAGAAGGATTGAAAATTGGGATGAGATTAAAAATTCCGGTAATCCCTTCTGCAGACTCTACGAGTACTGAAGTAGATTTCCAAATGCCAGAGGAAGATTCATTATTACTACATACAGTGCAACCTAAAGAAACATTATATGCACTTTCACAGAAGTATGGTGTAAGTTCTGATTCTATTCAGATGGTAAACAATGGCCTTTCCGAAGGATTGCAAATCGGAAGTACTATTCGAATTCCAATATTAAACCCAAACTATGTTAAGGACAAAGATACCACTCAAGTAATTGGAGATTCTTTAACCAGAGTATTATTGGTTAAGGACACTATAAGAGTCGGGGTATTTTTACCATTTTGTACCGCGAAGAATTTAAAAGAAGAGGCAGAGGAAGAAGCTGTTGAAGAGAATGAAGAAAAAGAAGCCATGAATCTTTATGGTTTGACGAAGATCTCGTTAGATTTTATGAGAGGCTATGATTTGGCAATGGATTCGTTAAGATCTTTAGGATTTTATGTTGAGGTGGATTACTACGATACACAAAACGATACAAATGTGTGTAAGGAGATACTGGCCAAAAAGGAATTAGAAAGCTATCATTTATTTGTTGGGCCGTTATTCCAAACAAATTTTAAGTTATTTGCAGATCAAGCCAAGAAACTTGGGGTTCCTATTGTAAGCCCAGTTAAAATTTCATCCAGATTATTATTAGATAATAAGTATGTGATAAAGTCATACGCATCATCCCCAGCACAAATCATCCGAATGTCTAAATACATGGGGCGCATGTATGCAGATTCGACCATTACGGTTATATACGGAGGTGCCCAGAAGGATAAAAGGTATGCACAAATCTTCCAAAAATACTTGAGTAATACTGTTGGAGATTCCATTCCGATACATCGAATTTGGCAACCTTCAGTATACAATTTTAAGAAATACATGAAACAAGGAGCGCATAATTATGTTGCGGTAATTAGTAGTGATGAGGCTTTTGTTTCTTCATCAATGTCTGCTTTTTATGGGTTTGAGGATGAATCCACTCAAGTGTCTGTGTTAGGAATTGATAGTTGGCAAAAATTTTCAAGTATTGATTTCGATTATTTAATGGGGTTAGATGTGACATATCCTGCTCAGCAATTCGTAGATTATCAGGATGAAAAAGTAATTCAGGTAATTGAGAAATACAGAGCTTTATATTTCACTGACCCTTCTAATCATACCTGGTCTGCATTTGATATCGGGATGTATTTTGTACCTGCGATTTATGAGTCTAAAGGAAATTGGCAAGACTATATCGAAAATCATAAAAATGAAGGATTATCCTTTAAAATGGATTTTGTCAAAATCGGAGAGGATAGCGGGTATGAAAATCAAGGTGGATTTATCCTTAGGAATCATGAATATCAATTAAATTTGGCGGAATAA
- the trmD gene encoding tRNA (guanosine(37)-N1)-methyltransferase TrmD, producing the protein MRIDIVTLFPEIFNGPFSESIVKRAIENQIVSIHFHNPRDYSQNKHKKVDDYQFGGGAGMVMMVEPLALLLDELLNERTYDAVIYMTPDGHRLEQKDLNQYSSFDNIIIINGHYKGIDQRIRDHYVTHEISIGDYVLSGGELATSVFCDALIRLIPGAIGDGTSALSDSFQDDLLAPPVYTRPAEFRGWKVPEILTSGNLKAIDDWRHEQAVSKTLERKPWMLKD; encoded by the coding sequence ATGCGTATAGATATTGTTACGTTATTTCCTGAAATTTTTAATGGTCCGTTTTCAGAGTCTATCGTAAAACGAGCAATTGAAAACCAAATTGTTTCGATTCATTTTCATAATCCGAGAGATTATAGTCAAAACAAACACAAAAAGGTAGATGACTATCAATTTGGTGGTGGTGCAGGAATGGTCATGATGGTTGAGCCTTTAGCTTTACTGTTGGATGAGCTATTAAATGAACGAACTTATGATGCGGTCATATATATGACCCCAGACGGCCATCGACTGGAGCAAAAGGATTTAAATCAGTACTCTTCTTTTGATAACATTATTATCATCAACGGTCATTACAAAGGAATTGATCAAAGAATCCGAGATCATTATGTGACTCACGAAATCTCCATTGGAGATTATGTTCTTTCCGGAGGAGAATTAGCTACTTCGGTTTTTTGTGACGCTTTGATTAGACTAATTCCTGGAGCTATTGGTGATGGTACTTCGGCTTTATCAGACTCTTTTCAAGATGATTTGTTGGCTCCACCTGTGTATACGCGTCCGGCAGAATTTAGAGGTTGGAAAGTTCCGGAAATACTTACTTCCGGAAATTTAAAAGCCATTGATGACTGGCGTCATGAGCAAGCCGTCTCAAAAACCTTGGAGCGAAAACCATGGATGCTTAAAGATTAA